The Oscillospiraceae bacterium genome contains the following window.
ATAATATGCCAGCGCGGCAGTCATGTCGGCCGCATATTCGGTAAACGAATTGTCGGCGCGGGGGCGCTTTTTAAGGGGATGGGGGGCACAGCGCCCCGCAGCAAAGGCGGTAGGCTCATCGTACAGCGCAGTCAGCAGGATGCAGACGAACGCCATATCATAGCTCAGCGTCAGCTGCCCGGTGCGGCCGAAGCGGCGGCCCAGCGCCTGGCACAGCCCGCAGTAATAGCCCTGATAGCGCTCCATCTCGGCATCTGCCAGACCCTTGCGGTAAATCGTAACATATCCAAACATACGGCGTCAACTCTTTTTGATGAACTGGTGGCCGCACTTGGGGCAGGTGATGCTGATTTTACCGCGCCCGCGCGGTACGCGCAGCTGCTGGCCGCACTGGGGGCAGCGGTAATAGTGGTATTCTTTGCGCTGCTTGAATCGCACCTGCTGTTTGGCGAACCATGCTGCGGCGCGGCTTTGATAGGAAAGATATTTTAAGTTTTCAGCGTAGCGCTTGCGGGTGTTGCGGCTCAAAATGCGGAAATAGCTGTAAATGATAGCAGCCAGTCCCAGCCAATACAGCACAGGGGAGACCCACGCACCGATGACGATGAGAATGAGGGATGCAATGCAGAGAAAGCCGCTGAACTGGTCGAACCCATAGCGGCCGGACATAAAGCGCTGAAACCAGCCTTTCATTATACAAAAACCACCTTTTCGCAGCAAAGCCGCATCGTTTACACTTCAGTATGACACACAAATATGGGCAAATCGTGAACAAGCGGGAAATAGAGTTTGAACAAACACAAAGAGGGCAATCAGTATAGCAACAATCAATATCGCTATCCATTTGACAATCTTAGAGATTGAGTCTAAATTGGTAGGTGTTTGCACAGAGACAGAGTGCTTTTTGTTTTCGGGAATCATTTCATTGTGATTGGGCATAAGTAAGTTGTCTTTTACTCTTTGCTGCAAAAGCAGCTTTCACAATACCCTTTGAAAATTTCGCGCGAATTTATAGTTGATTCTTTCGCGTGCTTGTTAGCATATATGCCATGCTGGATTAGGAAAAATAAATTAACGATAGAACTTATATGGCTGCATACTTATGCTCAATCCGCCTTTTTACATCCACCGTCAAAATTACTCCGGCACAATCGCCGCCGCCCGCTCCTTCCGCGCCTTTTTGTAGTGGTACATGGCACGGTCGGCCTGATCCTTGATGGCAACCACATCCTCGCCTGAGAATGGGGCCGAGCCGTAGGAAACGGTCGGCAAAAAGGTGAGCTCTCGACGCTTCTTTTCCAGCTGACGCAAAAATTCCTCTGCGCAGGCGGCCTCCTTAGCGGTGTTTTTCAGCAGTACGCAAAACTCATCTCCGCCGATGCGGTAGCAGTACCCGCAGCAGGCATACGCTTTTTTGAGGCAGGCTGCGATCGCGGCAAGGCAGGCATCGCCCTGCAGATGGCCGTAGCAGTCGTTTACCTGCTTGAAATTGTCCACATCAAAAACGATCAGCAGCCCGCCGCTGCGGCTCATCTCGGCCGTGCGGTTCAGATAGCTGTTCTGGTTTAAAAGCCCTGTGAGTGCATCAAGCTGGTTCCACATCTCATTGCAGTAGGTAAAATACAGTACCGACAACAGCGTGACACACAGCCAGGTCACATGCAGATCAGGCAGTGCAATTTGAATCACAGTCTCCGCCGTCAGAAAGAGCATGAGCGGATAGATGAGCGCCCGGCTCCGGTTCTGGAACTCACGGCCGGTAATGATCGTTGATGCCGAGAGATACAAAATTGCCGCAAAGTAGACAATGACATAAATGTAAAAATATCTGCCGCGCGCATAGACATTGTCGGCGCTGACGGAAAATATAAGTCCATAGGGAATGGACAGTGCCAGAAAGATAAGATAGCCGATCTCGCAGCATACCGCTGCCTTAAAGCCGCGCCGGAGGGCAGTCTTTTTGTCCAGCACATACACAAGGCAGAGAGACACTGCGGGCGACAGGCCGAAGCCTAAGTAGTTTGACACGATATTCAGCCAGCGCAGCCCTGACGGCGTGTCGTTGACGGCAAGGGTGACCACCTCCAGCACGGAGATCCCTGCAATAAGCGTAAAGGCGAGGAAAAAACCTCGCTTTTGCTTTTTGTTCAATGATTCGCTCAGCTTTGTGAGAATACACATAAAGCTCAGCACAAAAATGTCAATGGCTGTTAAGACATGAAAATACCCGGTCATGACAAACCCTTTCACCAGTGAAACTTATTTATACCTTCGATAGCAGGACAACACATTCTACATGCCGCGTCCGGGGGAAAAGGTCCACCGGCTGCACCTCCACGGCCTTGTAGCCGTGCTCGGTCAGCCAGCGGGTGTCGCGTGCGGCGGTGGCTGCATTGCAGCTGACCATGACTACCGTGCGGGGGGCCATCTCGGCAATGGCGGTCAGGGTGGCCTCGTCGCAGCCCTTACGGGGCGGGTCCACTACGATCACATCGGGGCGGGCACCCTCGGCGGCCAGCTGTGCGGCTGCCGCACCGGCATCCTGACAGCGGAAATCCGCCCGGTCGTCATCCAGCCCCAGACGGGCGGCTGTCTGTTTGGCACCGTCCACGGCCTGCGGCACGACCTCGACACCGACCAGACGCCGGCAGTCGGGCAGCATCGAAAGTCCGATCGTGCCCATGCCGCAGTAGAGGTCAAGCAGAAAATCTGTCTCCTTGAGCCCGGCATACTCCCGTGCCTTGGCGTACAATGTTTCGGCAGCGGGGGTATTCACCTGATAAAACTCATGCACACCCATGCGCAGCGGGACGCCGGCAAGTGTATCCTCAATGACGCCGGGGCCAAGCACGGTGCGGGTCCTGCGGCCCAGAATCACATTGGTGCGCTCACTGTTGCGGTTAATTAAAATCGTTGTTAAATCAAATTCTTTTTGCAAGATAGCACAAATCTCTGCTTCGTTGGGCAGGCCGTTGCCGTTCACAACAAAGCAGAGCAGCCGCTGGCCGCTGTGCCAGCCCTGCCGCATGTACAAATGGCGCACGCGGCCGGTGTGTGTTTCCTCATTGTAGGCAGTGATGCCGTTTTCCTCAAGCAGCGCACAGGCGCGCGCGGCCAGTTGGTTCATCCACTCCGGCTGCAGGCGGCAATCGGCACAGGCAACAATGCGGTGGCTGCGTCCGGCAAAGAAACCGGTCACGATATGCCCATTTTCATCCGTGCCGACCGGCAGCTGCACCTTGTTGCGGTAGCGGTCGGCAGCAGGGGCAGCCAGCACCTCCCGCACGGGGACATCCAGCTTGCCAATGCGCGCAAAGGCGTCCCGCACAAACTGTGTCTTGGCGGCGCACTCTGCCTCGTAGCGGATATGGCGCAGCCCGCAGCCGCCGCAGGGGCCGGCAACGGGGCAGTCCTGCCGGATGCGGTCCGGGCCGGGGGCCAGCAGCCGCTCCACTCGGCCGAAGGCATAGCTTTTCATCGGCTTTACGATGCGAACCTCAGCAATGTCGCCGGGGGCGGTCAGCGGCACAAAAACGGCCTGACCGTCCTTGTGGGCCACGCCGTTTCCGTCATTGGAGATGGATTTGATCTCAAGGGTGATGATCTGATTTTTCGTAAAAGGCATGTCTGCTCCTTAAAAATAAAGTTACGGGTTGGTGTTCTGCAGGGCGGTTTCCTTTTCCAGCGCGGACAGATACTTGCTCGGCGGCACGCCCTTGACCTTTTTGAACACGCGGGAGAAGTAGAACTGGTCAAAGAAGCCCACCGACACGGCAATCTCAGCAATGGAAAGGCCGGAGTTTTTCAGCAGGCTGCAGGCCTCACTGACACGGTAGTTCGTCAGGTAGTCGATGGGGCTTTGCCCGACATTCGACATGAAAACACGATACAGATGGCTGCGGCTGACGCCGACCGCCTTGGCAATGTCGTCCACCGAGATGTCGTGCGAGTAGTTGAACTGGATGAACTTGATGGCAGCCAGCACATACTGGCTGCTCGACGAGCCTACATTGGGCATGGCCTCGCGGGCTTCCTTCATCAGGTGCGCCATAAATATGTACAGGTAGCCCGTCATCATTGCCTCGCAGTGAGGCTCCGGCCCGCGGGAAAGATAGATGTTGTACAGCGCTTCCCGCGCGGTCTGCAGATCCCGGCAGTGGTGTACAGGGTGCGCCTCGGAAAACGGTGTCTGCTGCACAAGCTTATTGGCGCACGCGCCGTTGAAGCCGACCCAGTAATACTCCCACGGGTCGGTCTCATCGGCGGCGTAGGTGATGAGCTGGTTCGGCTTGGCGAGGAACAGATCACCCTCCTGCAGGGTGTGCGATGCACCGTTGACCTGATAGACACCCTTGCCCGCTACGACCAGATGGATCAGGTAGTGGTCGCGCACGCCGGGGCCCCAGGTGTGGCCCGGCTGGCACTGCTCACGTCCGCAGTTAAAAATTGAGAGCTCGACATTATCTGTGTAGCTCTGCTTGTAGGATTGCTTCATCTCATTGATGGTCATGGCTGCACCTCACTTCTGTGATATTTCTATTATAGCAAGCTATTCATCAAAAGTCCATAAAAGAGCCTGAAATTATGTTTGCTTTTTTTGCAGGATTTGCTATACTGAAAACAAGAAATCGACAGAGAGCTGTTCGTTTGGCTGTCTGCCTAAAAAAGAAAGGCTCATTTTGTGCATATCTACGAAAAGAGCCGCCCGACAGGAAAGGTGAGTGGAATCATGGCAAATACCATTGAACTTAAACAGCAGATCGCACAGGGCGAATATGACGCCGCCTTTACCAAGCTGTACGGTGCATCCGCCGTGCAGGAGCAGCGCAAGCGCTATACCGACCTGATCGATGAATTTGAAAAGAAGTACGGCACCTCCCGCACGGTCCGTCTTTACGCTGCCCCCGGCCGCACCGAGATCGGCGGCAACCACACCGACCATAACAACGGCGTAGTGCTGGCCGGCTCCGTCAATCTGGATATGGTTGCGGTCGTTTCCCCCAATGAGGAGAACATCATCCGCGTTAAGTCTCTGGGCTTTGACAAGATCGACGATGTCGATGTCAATGTTCTGGTCCCGCAGCCGCAGGAGGCCGAGCACTCCGCCTCTCTGATCCGCGGCGTGGCAAAGGGCATTGTGGATGCCGGCGGCAAGGTGGGCGGCTTTGACTGCTACAGCACCAGCAATGTGCTGCGCGGCTCCGGCCTGTCCAGCTCTGCAGCGTTTGAGGTCTGCATCGGTGCCATCCTGCGCGGCGAATATAACAACAATGATATGGAGAAGTTCAGTCAGGTCAAGATCGCACAGATCGGCCAGTTTGCGGAGAATGTTTTCTTCGGCAAGCCCTGCGGACTGATGGATCAGACGGCCTGTGCGGTAGGCGGTGTCATCACCATCGACTTCAAGAATCCCGAAAAGCCTGTTGTAGGTCAGACTGCCATTGACCTTGCCAAGCACGGCTTTGTCATGTGCATCAGCGATACGAAGGGCAGCCATGCCGACCTGACTGACGACTATGCCGCCATCCGCCGTGAGATGGAGAGCGTGGCTGAGCAGTTCGGCAAAAAGGTCCTGCGCGATGTGGACGAGGATGAGTTCTACAAGGCTATCCCGCAGCTGCGCAAGGCTGTGGGGGACCGCGCTGTTGTCCGCGCTATTCACTTCTACAACGACTGCCGCCGTGCCGCCCAGCTCTGCGATGCCGTGCGTGAGGACGATTTTGATGCGTTCCTGCGCCTGATCATCGAGGGCGGCCACTCCAGCTTTGAGTTCAACCAGAATGCTTACAGCATCAAGGCCCCGCAGGAGCAGGGTGTGCCGCTGGCGCTGGCGCTGAGCCAGAAGGTGCTGAACGGCCGCGGTGCATGGCGCTTGCAGGGCGGCGGCTTTGCAGGTACCATTCAGGCCTTTGTCCCTGTGGAGCTACTGGACGCCTACAAGGCAGCCATTGACGGCTGCTTCGGCGAGGGAAGCTGCCATGTGCTGAACATCCGCAACTACGGTGCCGTGCCTGTTACGCCCGACATGTAAAATTGGATAAAGCATAAAAATACCGTACCAGTGCAGAAATGTGCCGGTACGGTATTTTATATTACGCCTGTAGGGGTCGGGCATGCCCGGCCCGTATGCTTACGGCAGACACCCTCTTATCCGTAGATTTATAGGGAAGAATTTTGCTCCCTCCGCGGTGGCCTGAGGACAGGCCGCCCTACAGGATTACATTTTCTTTCGCAAAATCCATATTCCCAGTGCCAGCATCCCGCACACCACTATGGTAAACGCCGCATGAATCTGTATGCTCAGATACCATGGCGCAGATTGCAGCGCATACAGCCCGGGGTGGGCGCGGTAGTCCCAGCAGGTGTACGTTGTCATGCCCAAAAACACACCGAGGAAACCCCCGAGGGCGGCCTTCAAAATCCCATACAGCTTTTTCATGAACATTGTCCTTTGACCCATTCGTCCAAAAACGACATCTGCTCTTCGGTGTGGAACCAATGCTCACTGCTTGGCATGACCGTAATAGGCGCATGGACTTTCTGCGCAAACGCGGCTAACGTTTCATAGGAGGTCAGATTGTCTTTTTCGCCGTACAAAATGCAGGTTGGTACATCCCACACAAGCGGATGTGCCCGCACGTAGCAGAGATACTCCCACGACAGGGTTTCGCCAAAATCGGTGGCGACTTCGCCCTGCGCGTGCAGCACATTCTCCGTCACCCCAGCCCAGCCCATCATATCGGAAATGAGCGTTTCCATATTCACGATGGGGGAGATAAACAACGCTCGGTCAATAAACTTCTCGGATAACGAGCTCATCGAGAAAAATGCCCCAATGCTGTTTGCCAGTAGTACGACCGTATCGTACTGCTGGCGCAAAGGTGTGAAAAATGCCGTAAACTCCGAAACAGCGTCCCAAGGTGTCTGTGCCTGATAATCGAATCCGATGACGTCATACGCAGGAAACAGCTCCTTGTAATGTTCGGCTTCCGCCGCACTGCCGCCCTTTCCGTGGATATATACAACCAACTTCTTCATAGGTGATTTTTCTCCCAAATCAGCGCCAGCCCCTTAAACAGCAGGTCTGCGTCATAGATGACTTTGCGCTTGCAGCAGGGCATAATGTACGGCGCCAGTCCACCGGTCGCAACGACGGTCAGAGGCTGGCCAAGCTCCGTCTCGACTCGATCAGCCAGTCCGTCCAGCTGGGCGGCCGTGCCAAACATGGCCCCGTTGTTCAGTGCGGCCACCGTGTTGGCACCAATCAGATGCTCGGGCGGCTCGGGTGCAATGGGCGGCAGTTGGGCTGTGCCTGCGCTGATGGCCCGCAGACTGGTCTGCACACCGGGTACGATGAAGCCGCCCAGAAACGCCCGCTGTGCAGAGATGACATTGTAGGTCGTGGCAGTGCCCAGATCGACTGTCATGCAGGGCAGGGGATAGTGTGCAGAGGCAGCGGCGGCATCGGCAATGCGGTCACGGCCGACCTTGGCAGGCTCGTCAACCTGAAAGCTAAGCCCCGTGTCCAGACCACAGCTGACGATCAGCGACTCCTGCCCGGTCAGCCGCTTGCAGGCCGCTGCCAGCACCTCGGTCAGCTGGGGGACAACGCTGCAGACAATGACGCCCTCACAGGCGGCAGGGTCTACCTGCAGGCGGCGCAGCAGGAATTTCATCTCGGCGGCATACTCATCCGCTGTGCAGCGGGGCCGCGTGACCATTCGCATTGTGAACTGGATAGAGCAATGCTCTGCCCCCGTCAGACCGCCGATACAGATGTTGGAGTTGCCGATGTCAACTGCTAAAACCATAATAAATTCCTTTTATAGATAAAAGATAAGAGATAAGAAATATGGTGGATCGCGTCGCTTTGCGCCACTCAAAATTATTATACTTGTTTGCATATAAGGCGTCAATCTGCTATAATAACCACAATACAAATTTTGTTTTCGCCAAAGGAGGAAACTCCACCAATTTTATTATCTTTTATCTAGTATCTCTTATCTAGTTATATTAAGGGTGTTGATTTTATGTTACTTACCGGAAAAACCATCGTCCTCGGCATCACCGGAGGCATTGCGGCCTATAAAATGCCCAATGTGGCGCATGCGCTGGTCAAGCTGGGGGCCGATGTTCATGTCCTGATGACCAAAAATGCCACTGAGTTTATCTCTCCGCTGGTATTTGAAACGCTGACCCGCCGCCGCTGTCAGGTGGATACCTTCGACCGCAACTTCCAGTACGATGTGGCGCATATCAGCCTTGCCAATGCGGCGGACCTCATGCTCATTGCGCCTGCCACGGCCAATGTCATCGCCAAGCTGGCCCACGGTCAGGCCGATGATATGCTGACCACCGTCACGCTGGCTGCGACCTGCCCCAAGCTGGTTGCGCCCGCCATGAACACCCACATGCTGGAAAATCCCATCACGCAGGATAACCTCAAAACACTGCAACACTATGGCTTCACCGTCATTCCGTCCGGCTCCGGTATGCTGGCCTGCGGCGATGTCGGCTCCGGCCGGCTGCCTGAGGAGGGCGTGCTGGTGGACTATGTGCTGCGCGAGCTTGCCTGTGAAAAGGATCTGCGCGGCAAAAAAGTCGTTGTGTCGGCCGGTGCAACGCAGGAATCCATGGACCCGGTGCGCTACCTGACAAACCATTCCACCGGTAAGATGGGTTATGCCGTGGCGCGTGCCTGTATGCTGCGCGGCGCAGAGGTCACGCTTCTTGCTTCGACCGGCTGCACGCTGCCGCCTGTTCCGTTTGTCAAGACTGTGCCGTTCACAACAGCAGCCGACCTCTTTGAGGCTGTAAAGACCCATGCCATGGACGCCGATGCACTGGTGATGGCGGCTGCCGTGGCGGACTACCGCCCTGCCACCGTGGCAGCCGACAAGGTGAAAAAGCATGACGGCGAGATGAGCATTGCCCTTGAGCGCACTGAGGACATCCTTGCATGGGTGGGCGCACACAAGCCGGAAAAGCTGTTTGTCTGCGGCTTTTCGATGGAGACGCGCGATCTGATCGAGAACTCTACCGCCAAGCTGAAAAAGAAAAACATGGATATGATCGTTGCCAATAACCTGAAGGTCCCCGGTGCGGGTTTCGGCGTCGATACCAATGTTGTAACGATCATTACCGGGCAGGGCATCACCGAGCTGCCCCTGCAGAGCAAGGACGGTGTTGCCGGGCAGATCGCAGACGCGATCGCCAATAAATAACACATACCCCCGCTCCCTTCCGCATATTCATTTATGAATCATGCAAAGGGGGCTTTTTTATGTGCGGAATTGCGGGGCAGGTCGGGCGCGACCCCCGGACGATACAGAGCCGGTATGCGGCCTACTGCGCCATGCAGCAGACGCTGGCGCGCCGCGGCCCGGACCAGCGGGGCATGTTCATCAGCGGCCGTGCGGCGCTGATCCATGCACGGCTGGCGGTCGTGGATCTTGAGAACGGCCTGCAGCCTATGCAGCTGGACTGGCAGGGGGAAACCTATGTGCTGGTTTATAACGGTGAGCTGTACAACACGCCTGAGCTGCGGGCTGCGCTGCTGCACCGCGGTCACCGCTTTGCCGGGCACTCCGACACCGAGGTGCTACTCCATGCCTTTGCAGAATGGGGTGAAAGCTGCACGGCAATGTGCAATGGCATTTTTGCGTTTGCGGTCTGGCAGGTGAACGCGGGCAGGCTGTTTCTGGCGCGGGATCGCTGCGGTGTCAAGCCGCTGTTCTATACCCTGACGGAGCAGAGCCTGATCTTCGGCAGCGAAATCAAAACCCTGCTGGCCCACCCGGCCGTGCCGCCGCGGGTGGATGCTGCCGGTCTGGCGGAGGTGCTGCTGCTCGGCCCCGGACGCACACCCGGCTGCGGCGTGTTCTGCGGGGTAGAGGAGTTACTGCCCGGGCAGTATGCTATCTACGAGGCCGACACGGCTCGACTGACACTGCATACCTACTGGCGGCTTGAGGATCATGAGCATCCCGATGATTTTGCTGCGACAGCCCGCAAGGTGCGCGAGCTTGTGACAGATGCCATCGAGCGGCAGCTGGTGTCCGATGTGCCGGTTGCTGCATTTTTGTCCGGCGGGCTGGACTCCAGCCTGATTTCCGCCATTGCGGACGCCAATTTTGCGGCGCAGGGAAAGCAGCTGCAAACTTTTTCGGTTGGCTACCGCGACAATAAAAAGTATTTTCATGCTACAAAATTTCAGCCCGGTGCGGATGCACCCTATATCCGCAAAATGAATGAATTTCTCCATGCCCGCCACCATTGGATCACGCTGGACACCCCGGAGCTGGTCCCGGCGCTGTATGCAGCGGTGGATGCGCGTGACCTGCCCGGTATGGCGGATGTCGATGCATCGCTGCTGCTGTTCTGCCGGCAGATCAAGCCCCATGCCACGGTGGCGCTGTCGGGAGAGTGCGCCGATGAGATTTTCGGCGGTTACCCGTGGTACCGCGACCCGGCAGTGCGGGAAAAATATGGCTTCCCATGGGCGCAGTCCACAGCCTATCGCGCCTCCTTCCTCAAGCCCGGTGTGCTGGGCAGCATTGACCCGGCTGCTTTTGTGGATGCCCGCTACCGCCAAACGCTGGCAGAAACCTCCGTCCGACCCGGCCTGTCGGCAGAGGAACAGCGTATGCGCCAGATGATGAACCTGAATTTCAGATGGTTTATGCAGACTCTGCTTGACCGTAAGGACCGCATGAGCATGTACAGCGGGCTGGAGGTCCGGGTGCCGTTCTGCGACTACCGCATTGCGGAGTACCTCTACTCTGTCCCGTGGGAATACAAGGACTACCGAAATCAGGAAAAAGGCCTGCTGCGCGAGGCAATGCGGGGCGTACTGCCGGATGAGGTGCTGTGGCGGCGCAAAAGCCCTTACCCTAAGACATGGAATCCCAGCTACCTTGCGGCCGTCTCGGCCGAGCTGCGCGGTGTGTTGGCTGACCCGGCCGCGCCGATCCTGCGCATTATCAAGGCTGACGCACTGGAAAACCTGCTGGCGTCGGGCGCGGATAACCCCATCCCATGGTACGGCCAGCTTATGACAACTCCGCAGACCATCGCATGGTTTGTCCAGCTGAACTACTGGCTAGAGAAGTATAAGGTGGAGCTGGTGTGATGTGGAGGGCGGCGGTCAGGGAACTGACCGCCCTACGGCCTTTGCCCCGCGGGTAGGGCGGCCAGTCCTCTGGCCGCTGCAGCTCGTTCCCGTTACAACAGAACTTCCCCGCAAAAATAATTTATTTTTCCTCCCCATCTGTTCAAACCTTGCCCGATGTGCTATAATAACTCAATAGGACTACAAATAGAGAAGGGAGACCCCTCATGCAGCAGGAAACCGTTATCGTTCTGGATTTCGGCGGCCAGTATAATCAGCTGATCGCGCGCCGCGTCCGCGAATGCAACGTATATTGCGAAATCTATTCTTACCGTACCGACCTTGCCAAGATCAAGGCCAAAAACCCGAAGGGCATCATCTTCACCGGCGGCCCCAACAGCGCCTATCTGCCGGATTCGCCCACGATCGACCCCGAAATCTTTACTTGGGGTGTGCCCATCCTCGGCATCTGCTACGGCAGCCAGCTGATGATGCACATGCTGGGCGGCAAGGTCTGCAAGGCCCCCGAGCGTGAGTACGGCAAAACGCTGGTCGATCTGGACACCGCCAGCCCGCTGTTTGATACGCTGCCCGCCCAGAATGTCTGCTGGATGAGCCATAACGATTACATCGAGCAGGCAGCCCCCGGCTTTGAGATTATTGCCCATACCCCCAACTGCCCGGTGGCCGCTGCGCAGGATAAGGCCCGTGGCCTGTATGCGGTGCAGTTCCACCCCGAGGTCCTGCACACCGAGAACGGCACCAAGATCCTGCACAACTTTGTGTATAAGGTCTGCGGCTGCGCCGGTGACTGGAAGATGGACTCCTTTGTCGAGAACTCCGTCAAGGCCCTGCGCGAGAAGATCGGCGACGGCAAGGTGCTGTGCGCCCTGTCCGGTGGTGTCGATTCCAGCGTCTGCGCGGCTATGCTGGCCAAGGCCATCGGCAAGCAGCTGACCTGCGTTTTCGTTGACCACGGTCTGCTGCGCAAGAATGAGCGCGAGCAGGTCTGTGAGGTCTTTGGCGAGGGCGGTCAGTTTGACATCAACTTTGTCTGCGTTGACGCCCGCGACCGCTTCTACAAGAAGCTGGCCGGCGTAGAGGCCCCCGAGAGCAAGCGCAAGATCATCGGCGAGGAGTTCATCCGTGTGTTCGAGGATGAAGCAAAAAAGATCGGCGCTGTGGACTTTTTGGCACAGGGCACGATCTACCCCGATGTCGTGGAGAGCGGCCTCGGCGGCGAAAGCGCCACCATCAAGAGCCACCACAATGTCGGCGGTCTGCCCGATTATGTTGACTTCAAGGAGATCGTGGAGCCGCTGCGCGACCTGTTCAAGGACGAGGTCCGTCAGGCCGGCCGCGAGCTGGGCCTGCCCGAGTACCTTGTTGCCCGCCAGCCGTTCCCCGGCCCGGGTCTGGCTATCCGCATTATTGGCGATGTGACCCCCGAAAAGGTCGCCATCGTGCAGGATGCCGATGCCATCTGGCGTGAGGAGGTCGATAAGCTTCCTATGGCCCAGCGCCCCAGCCAGTACTTTGCCGCGCTGACCAACATGCGCAGCGTCGGTGTCATGGGTGACGAGCGCACCTACGATTACGCCATCGTCCTGCGCGCCGTAACCACCACCGATTTTATGACCGCCGAGGTCACGATCCTGCCGACCGAAACCATCACCACCGCAGCCAACCGCATCGTGAACGAAGTCAAGAACATCAACCGCGTCATGTTCGACTACACCACGAAACCGCCGGCAACGATTGAGTTTGAATAATCCCCATTAACTGACCACCTTCCCGCCGGGACTTTGCCCGGCGGGATTTTTTCGTTGCATGGTGCAGGGGAAAGTTGTACAATAAAGGCAAAAGAACGGCAAAAGGAGAAGAACCATCATGAAAGAAATTCCTATTACTTCATTCCGGAATCTCAACATCGGTCAGGCTGAGAACACGGCGGCGGGGACAGGCTGCACGGTGTTTCTGCTGGGGCAGGACGGTGCCCCGGCGGGGTTGGATGTACGCGGCGGCGGGCCGGCCTCCCGCGAGAGCGAGCTGCTCAAGCCGCTGGCGGCGGCGCAGGTCATCCACGCCATTGTGCTGGCGGGGGGCAGTGCCTTTGGACTGGACGCGGCCGGCGGCGTTATGCGGTATCTTGAGGAGCGCGGCATCGGCTTTGATGTTGGGGTCACAAAGGTGCCGCTGGTCTGCCAGTCAGATCTGTTTGATCTGACCGTGGCTGACGCCCACACCCGCCCGGATGCTGCCATGGCGTATCAGGCCTGCGTGAACGCGGAAGCCGGCAACTACCGTGATGGCAACTATGGCGCGGGCACCGGCGCAACCGTGGGCAAGCTGCTGGGCATGGACCACTGCATGAAGTCCGGCATCGGCAGCTATGCCGTGCAGGTGGGGCCGCTGCAGGTCGGTGCGGTTGTGGCGGTCAATGCGTTGGGCGATATTTACGACTATGAGACGGGCCGCAAGGCCGCAGGCCTGTTGGCGGATGACGGCAGGACCTTCCTCGACTCCGAGCTGCTTGCGCTGCAGAGCATTGAGGTAAAGGAAAACAAATTCGTCGGCAATACAACGATCGGTGTTGTCTTTACGAACGCA
Protein-coding sequences here:
- a CDS encoding zinc-ribbon domain-containing protein, whose translation is MKGWFQRFMSGRYGFDQFSGFLCIASLILIVIGAWVSPVLYWLGLAAIIYSYFRILSRNTRKRYAENLKYLSYQSRAAAWFAKQQVRFKQRKEYHYYRCPQCGQQLRVPRGRGKISITCPKCGHQFIKKS
- a CDS encoding GGDEF domain-containing protein, with amino-acid sequence MTGYFHVLTAIDIFVLSFMCILTKLSESLNKKQKRGFFLAFTLIAGISVLEVVTLAVNDTPSGLRWLNIVSNYLGFGLSPAVSLCLVYVLDKKTALRRGFKAAVCCEIGYLIFLALSIPYGLIFSVSADNVYARGRYFYIYVIVYFAAILYLSASTIITGREFQNRSRALIYPLMLFLTAETVIQIALPDLHVTWLCVTLLSVLYFTYCNEMWNQLDALTGLLNQNSYLNRTAEMSRSGGLLIVFDVDNFKQVNDCYGHLQGDACLAAIAACLKKAYACCGYCYRIGGDEFCVLLKNTAKEAACAEEFLRQLEKKRRELTFLPTVSYGSAPFSGEDVVAIKDQADRAMYHYKKARKERAAAIVPE
- the rlmD gene encoding 23S rRNA (uracil(1939)-C(5))-methyltransferase RlmD → MPFTKNQIITLEIKSISNDGNGVAHKDGQAVFVPLTAPGDIAEVRIVKPMKSYAFGRVERLLAPGPDRIRQDCPVAGPCGGCGLRHIRYEAECAAKTQFVRDAFARIGKLDVPVREVLAAPAADRYRNKVQLPVGTDENGHIVTGFFAGRSHRIVACADCRLQPEWMNQLAARACALLEENGITAYNEETHTGRVRHLYMRQGWHSGQRLLCFVVNGNGLPNEAEICAILQKEFDLTTILINRNSERTNVILGRRTRTVLGPGVIEDTLAGVPLRMGVHEFYQVNTPAAETLYAKAREYAGLKETDFLLDLYCGMGTIGLSMLPDCRRLVGVEVVPQAVDGAKQTAARLGLDDDRADFRCQDAGAAAAQLAAEGARPDVIVVDPPRKGCDEATLTAIAEMAPRTVVMVSCNAATAARDTRWLTEHGYKAVEVQPVDLFPRTRHVECVVLLSKV
- a CDS encoding AraC family transcriptional regulator, whose protein sequence is MTINEMKQSYKQSYTDNVELSIFNCGREQCQPGHTWGPGVRDHYLIHLVVAGKGVYQVNGASHTLQEGDLFLAKPNQLITYAADETDPWEYYWVGFNGACANKLVQQTPFSEAHPVHHCRDLQTAREALYNIYLSRGPEPHCEAMMTGYLYIFMAHLMKEAREAMPNVGSSSSQYVLAAIKFIQFNYSHDISVDDIAKAVGVSRSHLYRVFMSNVGQSPIDYLTNYRVSEACSLLKNSGLSIAEIAVSVGFFDQFYFSRVFKKVKGVPPSKYLSALEKETALQNTNP
- a CDS encoding galactokinase codes for the protein MANTIELKQQIAQGEYDAAFTKLYGASAVQEQRKRYTDLIDEFEKKYGTSRTVRLYAAPGRTEIGGNHTDHNNGVVLAGSVNLDMVAVVSPNEENIIRVKSLGFDKIDDVDVNVLVPQPQEAEHSASLIRGVAKGIVDAGGKVGGFDCYSTSNVLRGSGLSSSAAFEVCIGAILRGEYNNNDMEKFSQVKIAQIGQFAENVFFGKPCGLMDQTACAVGGVITIDFKNPEKPVVGQTAIDLAKHGFVMCISDTKGSHADLTDDYAAIRREMESVAEQFGKKVLRDVDEDEFYKAIPQLRKAVGDRAVVRAIHFYNDCRRAAQLCDAVREDDFDAFLRLIIEGGHSSFEFNQNAYSIKAPQEQGVPLALALSQKVLNGRGAWRLQGGGFAGTIQAFVPVELLDAYKAAIDGCFGEGSCHVLNIRNYGAVPVTPDM
- a CDS encoding alpha/beta hydrolase codes for the protein MKKLVVYIHGKGGSAAEAEHYKELFPAYDVIGFDYQAQTPWDAVSEFTAFFTPLRQQYDTVVLLANSIGAFFSMSSLSEKFIDRALFISPIVNMETLISDMMGWAGVTENVLHAQGEVATDFGETLSWEYLCYVRAHPLVWDVPTCILYGEKDNLTSYETLAAFAQKVHAPITVMPSSEHWFHTEEQMSFLDEWVKGQCS